Proteins from one Oscillatoria nigro-viridis PCC 7112 genomic window:
- a CDS encoding carbon dioxide-concentrating mechanism protein CcmK, translating into MSIAVGMIETKGFPAVVEAADAMVKAARVTLVGYEKIGSARVTVIVRGNVSEVQASVAAGVESVKRVNGGEVVSTHIIARPHENLEYVLPIRYTEAVEQFRGY; encoded by the coding sequence ATGTCAATTGCCGTGGGAATGATTGAGACAAAAGGTTTTCCCGCTGTTGTGGAAGCTGCCGATGCTATGGTCAAAGCTGCCCGCGTTACTCTCGTGGGCTATGAAAAAATCGGCAGCGCCCGCGTCACCGTGATTGTGCGCGGCAACGTGTCGGAAGTCCAAGCCTCAGTCGCAGCCGGAGTGGAATCCGTCAAGCGGGTGAACGGCGGAGAAGTCGTCTCTACCCACATCATCGCTCGCCCCCACGAAAACCTAGAATACGTTCTGCCGATTCGATATACAGAAGCAGTAGAACAGTTCCGAGGCTACTAA
- a CDS encoding carbon dioxide-concentrating mechanism protein CcmK, which translates to MAIAVGMIETLGFPAVVEAADAMVKAARVTLVGYEKIGSARVTVIVRGDVSEVQASVAAGVESVKRVNGGQVMSTHIIARPHENLEYVLPIRYTEAVEQFREGVSGIRPLNRS; encoded by the coding sequence ATGGCAATTGCAGTTGGCATGATCGAAACCCTAGGCTTCCCCGCAGTTGTAGAAGCCGCTGACGCGATGGTCAAAGCAGCCCGCGTCACCTTGGTAGGCTACGAAAAAATCGGTAGCGCTCGGGTTACGGTCATTGTAAGAGGAGATGTCTCGGAAGTGCAAGCTTCTGTCGCCGCCGGAGTAGAGTCAGTGAAGCGCGTTAACGGCGGACAAGTGATGTCCACCCACATTATCGCCCGCCCTCACGAAAACTTGGAGTACGTGCTGCCCATTCGCTACACCGAAGCTGTAGAACAGTTCCGTGAAGGCGTCAGCGGCATTCGCCCCCTCAACAGATCGTAA
- a CDS encoding EutN/CcmL family microcompartment protein translates to MQMAKVLGTVVSTQKEPTLRGSKFLLLQFIDEEGSAVPGYEVAADCVGAGIDEWVLVTRGSAARIAPGSENRPIDALVVGIIDTVNVENRLIYSKKDDPYR, encoded by the coding sequence ATGCAAATGGCCAAAGTTCTCGGCACAGTTGTCAGTACCCAAAAAGAGCCGACGCTGAGAGGATCGAAATTTCTCCTGCTGCAATTCATCGATGAGGAAGGTTCAGCAGTTCCCGGCTATGAGGTAGCCGCTGACTGTGTGGGCGCTGGTATAGATGAATGGGTTTTAGTAACCCGAGGCAGCGCAGCCCGGATCGCGCCCGGGAGCGAAAACCGTCCGATCGATGCTCTAGTTGTAGGCATTATAGATACTGTCAATGTAGAAAACCGCCTCATTTACAGTAAAAAAGACGACCCGTACCGCTAG